A region of the Kosmotoga arenicorallina S304 genome:
CTATTGCCTGTACCGTTCGAGAAATTTCAGCGCCATGCCCCATATTTGGAGCATATACCATTCCTTTTTCACCCGGGAGCCCATCGAAGTACAGCGTAGCAGCATTTACAGGCCAGTAGGGGTCATTAGTCCCGACGATTATGAGCTTTGGGATATCTAAATGTTCCCTGTAAGCGTAAGGATCAACGTACTGCAAAAGAGCAATTCTTTTGGGGTCTTCCAGATCGTTCAAAATGCCAGTATTAACATATTCTGCTATAGATTTACTGTATGCCCCCCAAAATTCGAGTTGATGCTTCATCTGCTCCTTGATATTCAAATTGTCAAAAGCTATGGGAGCTATGGCTTTAACGCGGTTGTCAAAGGCAGCTGTTAGCCATGTTGTCCAGCCTCTCTTGGAAGCGCCAGATAATATAAAACCTTCTATTTCAAAACCTTCTTTCTTTGCGTAATCAGTAATCATATTCATTGCAGTAATCGTGCTTCTCACCATAGGCAGGAGCAACGGCCATTCATAGTCACCTGTTTCCAGAAATTTTGAAAAGGTATAAGCTATAAGCCAATCCTCACGATAGTCATTGAAAAGAGGCTGGTTGGGAATATCATATAAAACCACTACATAAGCTCCATTCTGAATAGCTATAGTGTTAAAAACCTCAAGAAGCCCGTTATCTATTTTGTAATCACCGGTTATAAACAGCAAAGCATATCTTGACCTGAGGGCTTCGGGCTTTATTATGAGAAGGTGATTCTTCCAGCTAACACCTTTCCAGTTGAAAGCTTTGAAAGAAAAAACACCAAAGCCCGGTGATCCTGTGCCTGGCGGAATTACAACCTCAAAGTCCGCCTCTTCGAGTGTTTTTGGAAGTTCATCGCGAGCAAGGAAACTCATTATGCTAACCCCCAAAACTACGGAAAGACCGAGTAAAAATATGAAAAGCAAGCAAAGGACTCTTTTCACTATCATCCCCCCCTAAAAGGTTATACATCGAATGAATTTCCAAAGTCAAGGTTTTTTCCATAGTTTTATTAATCAAGAACTCGTTATGTTAAGATTAAATAGTTAAACGGAGCTGATTAAATGAACAGATGGCTGATAAGGCGTGTTATTAAAGCATCGGGCTTTCGTTCCGGGTACAGAATTCCCTGGAACTGGAAACTCGGAGCAAGCC
Encoded here:
- a CDS encoding PhoPQ-activated protein PqaA family protein, whose protein sequence is MKRVLCLLFIFLLGLSVVLGVSIMSFLARDELPKTLEEADFEVVIPPGTGSPGFGVFSFKAFNWKGVSWKNHLLIIKPEALRSRYALLFITGDYKIDNGLLEVFNTIAIQNGAYVVVLYDIPNQPLFNDYREDWLIAYTFSKFLETGDYEWPLLLPMVRSTITAMNMITDYAKKEGFEIEGFILSGASKRGWTTWLTAAFDNRVKAIAPIAFDNLNIKEQMKHQLEFWGAYSKSIAEYVNTGILNDLEDPKRIALLQYVDPYAYREHLDIPKLIIVGTNDPYWPVNAATLYFDGLPGEKGMVYAPNMGHGAEISRTVQAIGALFANLDEGASLPEIMATYSTNASETEIHIDISIKPKDWKISEVRLFFANSQIRDFRNARFDYIPLGKAENMAATFSIKGYTATYIEVVFQRKGRAVSISTPIRVFP